A genomic region of Azoarcus sp. KH32C contains the following coding sequences:
- a CDS encoding four-helix bundle copper-binding protein, producing MNMSAFAPAGAELAREIGLSQDIAECIEHCRSCELVCLGMATGHCLRKGGRHVEEDHLRTMIVCARTCALAAEVLTTGSSLHRQICAVCADVCDACISSCRDLDEMELCIEACRRCKDSCENMTDM from the coding sequence ATGAACATGTCCGCATTCGCGCCCGCGGGCGCCGAACTCGCCCGCGAAATCGGCCTGTCGCAAGATATCGCCGAATGCATCGAACACTGCCGTTCCTGCGAGCTCGTGTGCCTCGGCATGGCAACCGGTCATTGTCTGCGCAAGGGCGGCCGGCACGTCGAAGAAGACCACCTGCGCACGATGATCGTCTGCGCCCGAACATGTGCGCTGGCGGCGGAGGTGCTCACGACCGGCTCGTCGCTGCACCGCCAGATCTGCGCGGTGTGCGCGGATGTCTGCGACGCCTGCATCTCGAGCTGCCGCGACCTCGACGAGATGGAGCTGTGCATCGAGGCGTGCCGGCGTTGCAAGGACTCTTGCGAGAATATGACGGATATGTGA